The Fusarium musae strain F31 chromosome 10, whole genome shotgun sequence genome window below encodes:
- a CDS encoding hypothetical protein (EggNog:ENOG41), with translation MGIKDIIGLGVDEKTKKLQDEAPKFEHVTWYKDPGLRVLTFYACTLCVSSMGTGWDGMYMGVVQNFDTWNDFFDKPEGSRLGLLVALYQIGSVASIPLVPVIADRWGRRPCIALGFILMAIGAGLQAGAPDYATYSGGRVLLGFGNSFAQIASPMLLAELCHPQHRARFTTVYNCLWNMGSLLVSWTCFGTHYWGGGNSNWSWRFPAILQGAPGLVQLVILWWIPESPRFLIAKDRQDEALHILSKYHANGNQNHPTVQFEYREIRDTIKAEQLANNSSRYTDFFKTKGNRYRLLVLFSLGLFSQWSGNGVVSNYSARLYINAGLDSENERLIITAGKTILDLFVSIGCALLVERLNRRFSFLFATGGMCLTLLFWTLTCGLHEQHQAPGANNAMIFLVWLHGVFYSTCWSGLLIGYAVEILPYSLRAKGLMFLNISVQIALLLNNYLNPLAFKRWQAPAVPEGEKETGYGGNTWRLYLIYTIWVAGEVIFIFFMYVETRGPTLEELAKVIDGDDAAVADVDLEHVEKEVLSKETERISSEDQEVHQIAPSKV, from the exons ATGGGCATCAAGGACATCATCGGCCTCGGGGTCGAcgagaagacaaagaagctTCAGGATGAAGCTCCCAAGTTCGAGCATGTTACTTGGTACAAGGACCCCGGTCTGAGGGTCTTGACCTTTTACGCTTGTACTCTTTGCGTTTCTTCTATGGGAACTGGCTGGGACGG TATGTACATGGGTGTCGTTCAAAACTTTGACACCTGGAACGATTTCTTCGACAAGCCAGAAGGCAGCAGACTTGGTCTTTTAGTCGCTCTCTATCAAATCGGTTCCGTCGCTTCTATCCCTCTTGTCCCTGTCATCGCCGATCGCTGGGGTCGTCGCCCTTGTATCGCTCTAGGCTTTATCCTCATGGCTATCGGCGCTGGTCTCCAGGCCGGAGCTCCTGATTACGCTACCTACTCTGGCGGCCGTGTTCTTCTCGGTTTCGGCAACTCTTTTGCTCAAATTGCTTCTCCTATGCTTCTCGCTGAGCTGTGCCATCCCCAGCACCGTGCTCGATTCACCACTGTGTACAACTGTCTCTGGAACATGGGTTCTCTGCTTGTTTCTTGGACTTGCTTCGGTACTCACTACTGGGGTGGTGGCAACAGCAACTGGTCGTGGCGATTCCCCGCTATTCTCCAGGGTGCTCCCGGTCTCGTTCAGCTCGTCATTCTCTGGT GGATCCCTGAATCCCCTCGATTCCTCATCGCCAAGGATCGCCAGGATGAAGCCCTTCACATCCTCTCCAAGTACCACGCCAACGGCAATCAGAACCACCCAACCGTCCAGTTCGAGTACCGTGAGATCCGCGAcaccatcaaggctgagcagcTCGCCAACAACAGCTCCCGGTATACCGActtcttcaagaccaagggtaATCGCTACCgtctcctcgtcctcttctccctcggCCTCTTCTCCCAGTGGTCAGGCAACGGAGTTGTCTCCAACTACTCTGCCCGTCTCTACATCAACGCTGGTCTTGATAGCGAGAACGAAcgcctcatcatcaccgctGGAAAAACCATTCTTGATCTGTTTGTCTCCATCGGCTGCGCTCTCCTCGTCGAACGTCTGAACCGTCGCTTCTCCTTCCTCTTCGCCACTGGCGGTATGTGTCTGACTCTGCTCTTCTGGACCCTTACCTGCGGTCTCCACGAGCAGCACCAGGCTCCTGGCGCCAACAACGCCatgatcttcctcgtctgGCTTCACGGTGTCTTTTACTCGACTTGTTGGTCTGGTCTCCTGATCGGTTATGCTGTCGAGATTCTTCCCTACTCTCTCCGTGCCAAGGGTCTAATGTTCCTCAACATTTCGGTCCAAATCGCTCTTCTGCTCAACAACTACCTCAACCCTCTTGCTTTCAAGCGCTGGCAAGCCCCCGCTGTTCCCGAGGGCGAGAAGGAAACTGGATACGGGGGCAACACCTGGAGACTCTACCTTATTTACACCATCTGGGTCGCTGGTGAAGTCAtcttcattttcttcatGTATGTCGAGACTCGTGGACCTACGCTTGAGGAGTTGGCCAAGGTTATTGATGGTGACGATGCCGCTGTGGCCGATGTCGATCTTGAGCACGTTGAGAAGGAGGTTCTCAGCAAGGAGACCGAGAGAATTTCTTCGGAGGATCAGGAGGTCCACCAGATTGCTCCCAGCAAGGTCTAA
- a CDS encoding hypothetical protein (EggNog:ENOG41), with protein MFHSRFLTLVVAGLLGAQGVLGVKHGEVSEFDGKNVRWQELAKGVFTGVPEDEWDDKLHKRSAVELDIDEIVGNSTISDGTQLESRDLAGTCSAGQKCVVKATRYVLLLGYNAWLSTAEYVSSGDLWEFLNKPFVANAGGVAIAGIISGQINEATKKECSTESPDTSQADIIRTALERVIDKNTEAGEVSVDISGPSGTVNIKIKAGPPNTSPNPECNQG; from the exons ATGTTTCACTCGCGATTTCTCACCCTTGTCGTAGCCGGTCTCCTTGGAGCACAAGGAGTTCTTGGTGTTAAACACGGAGAAGTCAGCGAGTTCGATGGCAAAAACGTTCGCTGGCAAGAGCTTGCCAAGGGCGTCTTCACAGGTGTCCCTGAAGATGAGTGGGACGATAAAC TCCATAAGAGGTCTGCCGTTGAGCTCGATATTGACGAGATCGTCGGCAACAGTACTATCTCTGATGGCACTCAGCTTGAATCACGCGACCTTGCGGGCACATGCAGTGCTGGCCAAAAATGCGTCGTCAAAGCAACCAGATACGTGTTGCTCTTGGGTTACAACGCTTGGCTGAGCACTGCTGAGTATGTCTCCAGTGGCGATCTCTGGGAGTTCCTCAACAAACCTTTCGTCGCCAATGCAGGTGGCGTTGCCATAGCTGGTATCATCTCGGGCCAGATCAACGAGGCTACCAAGAAGGAGTGCAGCACCGAATCTCCTGATACTTCCCAGGCTGACATCATTCGCACCGCCCTAGAGAGGGTTATTGACAAGAATACCGAGGCTGGAGAGGTATCAGTCGATATCAGTGGACCCAGTGGCACGGtcaacatcaagatcaaggctggtcCTCCTAATACCAGCCCTAACCCAGAATGCAACCAGGGGTAG
- a CDS encoding hypothetical protein (EggNog:ENOG41), whose product MMYSFTVLIAACTALAAASPTRSRSAGLQARDDLLGPATCPDGDNFALNEEDAAAGAEGFKLWVEQGADGKIDLSGNFKGQISKTHKGVTFFACDYKSGGKGSYINGNLVQSVLRKDGYLDSKCGSGRGGYESSNDLSIGRSFNGDHYC is encoded by the exons ATGATGTACTCCTTCACAGTCTTGATCGCAGCTTGCACTGCTTTGGCTGCTGCTTCACCCACACGCTCCAGGTCCGCTGGTCTTCAGGCCCGTGATGATCTCCTTGGACCAGCCACATGCCCAGACGGTGACAACTTTGCCCTCAATGAagaggatgctgctgctggcgccGAGGGGTTCAAGCTGTGGGTTGAGCAGGGTGCTGACGGCAAGATTGATCTCTCTGGTAACTTCAAGGGCCAGATTTCT AAAACTCACAAGGGCGTAACCTTCTTTGCTTGTGATTACAAGAGTGGAGGAAAGGGCAGTTATATCAACGGCAACTTGGTCCAGTCGGTTCTTCGAAAGGATGGCTATCTCGATAGCAAGTGCGGCAGCGGCAGAGGTGGCTACGAAAGCAGCAACGATCTCAGCATTGGCCGAAGTTTT AATGGCGACCACTATTGTTAA
- a CDS encoding hypothetical protein (EggNog:ENOG41), giving the protein MMHWISIAALVSASLFPVASGSPCRPHSTTTSGISTTAVSVESSSTTAVENPTTVTTTTADDVTTKASEATTTTNVESTTAEELTSTTKAETTSTVEASTTAGAETSSTAEATTTATAQTTTAEATTTTTAETTSAEATTTTAETTTAEATSTTTTAAAGPTNAVQNAGFEDVPNTAWVLQGTTIMSTGLAHTGTHFL; this is encoded by the coding sequence ATGATGCATTGGATTTCCATTGCCGCTCTTGTCAGCGCTTCGCTGTTCCCTGTGGCCAGTGGCAGCCCATGCCGTCCCCATTCGACTACTACCTCTGGGATTTCTACTACTGCTGTTAGTGTTGAAAGCTCGAGCACCACGGCTGTTGAGAATCCTACTACCGTCACCACGACCACGGCCGACGATGTGACGACCAAGGCTTCTGAagcaaccaccaccacgaaTGTTGAGAGCACGACAGCTGAGGAGTTAACTTCAACTACTAAAGCCGAAACAACCTCAACCGTTGAAGCTAGTACTACCGCCGGCGCTGAGACATCCTCAACTGCTGAGGCTACTACTACCGCTACTGCCCAGACGACGACTGCTGAGGCTACTACTACCACTACTGCCGAGACAACGAGTGCTGAGGCTACTACTACCACCGCCGAGACAACGACTGCTGAAGCGACTAGCACTACAACCACTGCGGCTGCCGGTCCGACCAACGCCGTCCAGAACGCCGGATTTGAAGATGTGCCAAACACGGCCTGGGTTCTACAAGGCACCACCATCATGTCCACTGGCCTGGCTCATACAGGCACCCATTTCCTGTAA
- a CDS encoding hypothetical protein (EggNog:ENOG41) yields the protein MSLLTGLSSIPVPSKQEPLMNQYRKNKDVFTHNDYTVGWVCALSKELTAATAMLDHHHPALSKPRNDINSYTLGSIGPHNVAITCLPKGMIGNVPAATVASHLVTTFPSIRVGLMVGIGGGVPSNKVRLGDVVIGTSSGDYPGVVKWDAGKIHGQGKFERTGSLNNPPQSLLTALTQLETQHNLVGTKIPEYLEELKQRWPKLAAVSLQNDSFKDVLFKWSYNHISGTICNRDDEDVGESEDEEHDPCRFCDRSMVVKRKDREMRIHYGLIASGDKLIKDAASRNKLNKDLGGQVLCIEMEAAGLVNHFPCLVVRGICDYADSHKNKDWQEHAAIVAAAFAKELLQYLQPTDVEGELPLKDLLNDVHSLVSETRKDVAEIRTSQSRKDDIKILDWLTTIDYGLQQSEFQKVQQPGTGRWLLDTSEYRTWLQTPGQTLFCQGIPGVGKTILTSGLIDHLSSKLAGDSTSGISYIFCNFQRQDQQTSDGLLSCILKQFSAGLPSLPESLRSLYTSHAIQRTRPSSREIISTLGTVISEHSRVFIIVDALDEYGSAPGVRESFLVQLARLQQEFEVNIFATSRYDTAISSEIKSSFLDSMNLEINAMRDDIGTYIEGNFNILPPDIRQNKDLRQDIVESLQVSVDGMFLLARIYLNLLSFKVSETEIRNQLAMFKRGSRKGNAKALSDAYDQTMTRIKSQESDHAMLAKGVLLWLTYARSELTVEDLRYALATRSKYRMVCTQDLPFASTMISVCAGLVALDESSRIIRLVHFTTQEYLIQNPDELFPLTEQDIARTCMAHLWVSENERYRFLDFDLATRSSYPLWWYSALNWGHHGHKSSISNNELIEFMNDEATVSLAMRNALQRFTVGYFFMRHLHIAAYFGLAALVENLLDRGAAVDIVDRTGRTPLSYAAEQGHEAIMIMLLERGAEVDSQDGEVVRKWHYRNENAGRTPLSFATEEGHEAAVHILIKSGASPSLKSKSGFTPLSYAVQNRREGLIRLFLNTETVDINVELGRAVGNGHKSIVQLLLENGAEVDYLSTSGLTALFRAAWANSMDIVQLLLEYGANPDPLLGMSTPLLSAAVRGYDAIARLLLETGRVEIDRPDKFGRTALSHMAQHGYTTTVRTLLDMGANPNTEAKATFIGAQFYNGRTPLSFAAERGHLAIVELLITKGATVGLTSTGQVESTRLTPISYAARNGHGLVIQTLLEIGQADPDSPDSKGRTPLSYAAETNMTYVVRLLMEKYKADPVHMDKDGNTPLSDAAKKGHVDVIRELLETGKAGPDSVDGWGLTPLCQAALWGNGPAVRLLIEKGANAGYVIPAGDWKGKSALAIATRYGHQAIVDILDKRL from the exons ATGTCTCTCTTGACCGGCTTATCCAGCATACCCGTACCGTCGAAGCAAGAACCTCTGATGAATCAATATaggaagaacaaggatgTCTTCACGCATAATGACTATACCGTCGGATGGGTCTGTGCCTTGTCTAAGGAGCTAACGGCCGCTACAGCCATGCtggatcatcatcacccagcACTATCGAAGCCCCGAAACGATATCAACTCGTATACTCTTGGTTCCATCGGGCCTCACAACGTTGCCATTACTTGCTTACCAAAGGGTATGATCGGGAATgtcccagcagcaacagttGCTAGTCATCTAGTCACTACCTTTCCCTCTATTAGAGTCGGTCTCATGGTAGGTATTGGCGGTGGTGTGCCATCCAATAAGGTCCGGCTGGGAGATGTTGTTATCGGTACATCCTCTGGTGACTATCCAGGAGTAGTAAAGTGGGATGCTGGCAAGATACATGGCCAAGGAAAGTTTGAACGAACTGGATCACTCAACAATCCACCTCAGTCACTGTTGACTGCTCTTACACAGCTGGAGACGCAACACAACTTGGTCGGTACGAAGATACCCGAGTATCTCGAAGAACTGAAACAGAGATGGCCAAAGCTTGCAGCTGTATCTCTACAGAACGATTCTTTCAAAGACGTGTTGTTTAAGTGGTCTTACAATCATATTTCAGGCACGATTTGCAATagggatgatgaggatgtaGGTGAaagcgaagatgaagagcatGACCCTTGTCGATTCTGTGATAGATCGATGGTTGtgaaaagaaaagacagAGAGATGCGCATACACTACGGTCTAATCGCATCAGGTGACAAGTTGATCAAAGACGCTGCATCGCGGAACAAACTCAACAAAGACCTCGGGGGACAGGTCCTCTGTATCGAGATGGAGGCTGCGGGTTTAGTGAATCACTTTCCTTGTCTTGTCGTCCGTGGTATATGTGACTATGCCGACTCACACAAGAATAAGGACTGGCAGGAGCACGCAGCTATTGTAGCCGCGGCTTTTGCGAAGGAGCTTTTACAGTATTTGCAACCAACTGATGTGGAGGGCGAACTTCCACTAAAGGACTTGCTGAACGATG TCCACTCTCTCGTCTCCGAAACACGCAAGGATGTCGCCGAAATTAGAACCAGTCAGAGTAGAAAGGACGATATCAAGATTCTGGACTGGCTCACAACAATCGACTATGGCTTACAACAGAGCGAGTTTCAAAAGGTTCAACAGCCAGGAACTGGTAGGTGGCTTCTCGATACGTCAGAGTACCGAACTTGGTTGCAGACACCTGGGCAAACTCTCTTTTGTCAAGGAATCCCAGGCGTTGGGAAGACTATCTTGACGTCAGGTCTAATAGATCACCTAAGCTCCAAACTTGCTGGGGACTCTACAAGCGGTATATCGTACATCTTCTGCAACTTCCAGAGACAGGATCAGCAAACCAGCGATGGTCTCCTTTCTTGTATCCTAAAACAGTTCTCCGCAGGCTTGCCGTCGCTGCCGGAGTCCTTACGATCACTCTACACAAGTCATGCTATCCAACGGACACGACCGTCTTCCAGAGAGATCATTTCCACTCTTGGGACTGTGATCTCTGAGCATTCGAGAGTATTTATCATAGTCGACGCACTTGACGAGTACGGGAGTGCTCCTGGCGTAAGAGAATCCTTCCTAGTGCAGCTTGCTCGACTGCAGCAAGAATTTGAAGTCAATATATTTGCCACTTCACGATATGACACCGCAATCTCTTCGGAGATCAAATCCAGTTTCCTCGACAGCATGAATCTAGAGATTAACGCAATGAGAGATGATATTGGTACATATATCGAAGGAAACTTCAACATATTGCCTCCTGATATCCGGCAAAATAAGGACCTTCGTCAGGATATTGTAGAGTCACTTCAGGTATCTGTGGACGGAAT GTTTCTTTTGGCACGGATATATCTGAACTTGCTCAGCTTCAAAGTCTCTGAAACAGAGATACGAAACCAGTTAGCCATGTTCAAGCGAGGCAGTAGGAAGGGTAACGCTAAAGCCTTGTCCGATGCCTACGATCAAACCATGACCAGGATCAAATCTCAGGAGTCAGATCACGCGATGCTAGCTAAAGGAGTTCTCCTTTGGCTTACATACGCGAGAAGTGAGTTGACTGTTGAGGATCTGCGATACGCCCTTGCGACAAGATCCAAATACCGCATGGTGTGCACACAAGACTTGCCCTTCGCGTCGACTATGATCTCTGTCTGTGCCGGACTTGTAGCCTTGGACGAGTCGAGCAGGATAATTCGCCTTGTTCATTTTACCACGCAAGAATATCTTATCCAGAACCCCGATGAGCTATTCCCATTGACGGAACAAGACATTGCAAGGACATGCATGGCACATCTATGGGTTAGCGAGAACGAACGGTACCGCTTTCTCGACTTTGACCTCGCTACCAGATCCTCTTATCCATTGTGGTGGTACAGCGCTCTCAATTGGGGACATCACGGGCACAAATCCTCCATTTCGAACAATGAGCTTATTGAATTCATGAACGATGAAGCGACGGTCAGTCTTGCCATGAGAAACGCCCTGCAGAGATTCACAGTTGGTTACTTCTTCATGAGGCACCTTCATATAGCGGCATATTTCGGCCTGGCCGCGCTAGTTGAGAATCTCCTTGACAGGGGCGCAGCGGTAGACATAGTGGACCGGACTGGGAGAACTCCTCTATCATATGCGGCTGAGCAGGGCCATGAAGCCATTATGATCATGTTACTTGAAAGGGGGGCAGAAGTTGattctcaagatggagaagttgTTCGCAAGTGGCACTATCGGAATGAGAACGCAGGACGTACTCCGTTGTCATTTGCGACAGAGGAAGGGCACGAAGCTGCAGTTCATATTTTGATTAAGAGCGGGGCTTCTCCTTCATTAAAGTCCAAATCCGGATTCACACCGCTTTCCTACGCGGTACAGAACAGACGAGAGGGTTTGATTCGGTTGTTTCTCAACACGGAGACCGTCGACATCAACGTTGAATTAGGTCGCGCGGTTGGCAATGGACATAAAAGCATTGTCCAATTGTTGCTTGAGAATGGCGCCGAGGTTGACTATTTATCAACCTCAGGTTTGACAGCACTGTTTCGTGCAGCATGGGCTAATAGCATGGATATCGTCCAGCTGCTACTGGAGTATGGGGCGAACCCAGATCCTCTCCTTGGAATGTCTACACCACTGTTATCTGCTGCGGTGAGAGGATACGATGCTATTGCGAGACTACTACTTGAGACTGGAAGGGTTGAAATCGACCGACCAGACAAATTCGGACGAACGGCCCTGTCCCATATGGCACAACATGGATATACAACTACAGTGAGGACGCTGCTTGATATGGGGGCCAATCCTAACACTGAAGCAAAGGCTACATTCATTGGAGCACAGTTCTACAATGGAAGAACACCGCTTTCTTTTGCAGCAGAAAGGGGGCATTTGGCAatcgttgagcttctcattaCAAAGGGGGCAACTGTTGGTCTAACATCTACTGGCCAAGTCGAGAGTACCAGATTGACACCAATTTCATATGCAGCGAGGAACGGGCACGGACTTGTCATTCAAACCTTGTTGGAAATTGGTCAAGCTGACCCGGACTCCCCTGATTCCAAAGGCAGAACACCTCTCTCTTATGCTGCAGAAACTAATATGACATATGTTGTCAGACTTTTGATGGAAAAGTACAAGGCTGACCCCGTTCATATGGATAAAGATGGGAACACCCCTCTTTCagatgctgccaagaagggtCATGTTGATGTGATCCGTGAGCTGCTGGAAACGGGCAAGGCTGGGCCGGACTCAGTTGATGGCTGGGGCCTTACACCGCTTTGCCAAGCTGCACTATGGGGGAACGGACCTGCTGTGCGTTTGCTAATAGAAAAGGGGGCGAATGCTGGATACGTTATTCCTGCAGGAGACTGGAAAGGAAAATCAGCTTTAGCAATTGCTACGAGATATGGGCATCAGGCAATAGTGGACATTCTAGACAAGAGGCTATAA
- a CDS encoding hypothetical protein (EggNog:ENOG41~CAZy:GH43), producing the protein MRAILGLLFSAAAALAETFTNPVIWEDLSDVEVTRAGDAYFMTASTFHYSPGAPVLRSYDLVNWEHIGHSVPVLDWSSKYSLENGQRAYVKGIWASSLRYRESDGKFYFVACIEFGKTYIYSASSPTGPWSQISTINKCYYDAGLTFDTDSTPYVAYGRGDLHIAQLSKDMKTEVKEQIVLTPPSTLTLEGSRLYKKDNNWYIFLTRPATGQYIAKSTNGPFGTYNLKIIADNLKLATAPRAGAPHQGGLIDTPNGKWYYMSFVDMYPGGRAPALAPITWGSDGFPSITLVNGQWGNYDYPLPKRTVPSPIGTDTFAGPNLRADWEWNHNPDTKSFTVNNGLTLKTATVTKDLYQARNTLTHRIRGPQGTGTVLIDFSKMADGDRTGLAVLRDSSAWIGIEREGSNFNLVFNTGLSMNTDWTTKSTGSVSARQNNVSFRKVYLRVTANINPGAAGSAVFSYSTDGNSFTNFGSTVSLGNDWQFYPGHRYGILNYATKALGGSVLVSRFDNK; encoded by the coding sequence ATGCGTGCtattcttggcctcctcttctcggCCGCTGCCGCTTTGGCAGAAACGTTTACCAACCCTGTTATCTGGGAAGATCTCTCCGATGTGGAAGTCACCCGCGCTGGAGATGCCTACTTCATGACCGCTTCGACATTCCACTACTCCCCCGGTGCTCCAGTCCTTCGATCATACGATCTCGTCAACTGGGAGCACATCGGCCATTCCGTCCCTGTGCTCGACTGGTCCTCCAAGTACAGCCTTGAGAATGGGCAGCGAGCTTATGTCAAGGGCAtctgggcttcttctctccgATACCGCGAGAGCGACGGAAAGTTCTACTTCGTTGCTTGTATTGAGTTCGGCAAGACCTATATTTACAGCGCTTCGAGCCCAACTGGCCCTTGGTCTCAGATCTCAACCATCAACAAGTGCTATTACGATGCTGGTCTGACTTTCGACACTGATAGCACTCCTTACGTTGCATATGGACGCGGTGATCTTCACATTGCCCAGCTCTCCAAGGACATGAAGACCGAAGTCAAGGAACAAATTGTCCTCACACCGCCATCTACACTTACTCTCGAGGGGTCTCGCCTGTACAAAAAGGACAACAACTGGTACATCTTCTTGACACGTCCCGCCACCGGACAATACATCGCCAAGTCAACCAACGGACCATTCGGAACCTACAATCTCAAGATCATCGCTGATAACCTCAAGCTTGCCACTGCCCCTCGTGCTGGAGCACCCCATCAAGGCGGTCTTATCGATACACCCAACGGCAAGTGGTACTACATGTCTTTTGTGGACATGTACCCTGGCGGAAGAGCACCAGCTTTGGCACCAATCACCTGGGGCAGCGATGGCTTCCCCAGTATCACCCTTGTTAATGGCCAATGGGGCAACTATGACTACCCTCTCCCTAAGCGCACGGTTCCCAGCCCTATTGGTACTGATACTTTCGCTGGTCCCAACCTCCGAGCTGATTGGGAGTGGAACCATAACCCCGATACCAAGAGCTTCACTGTCAACAACggcttgaccttgaagaCCGCTACTGTCACCAAGGACCTGTATCAAGCTCGCAATACCCTCACTCACCGAATCCGCGGCCCTCAAGGAACTGGTACAGTCCTCAtcgacttctccaagatggcCGATGGTGATCGCACTGGTCTCGCTGTTCTCCGCGACTCATCAGCCTGGATCGGCATCGAGCGTGAAGGAAGCAACTTCAACCTCGTCTTCAACACAGGCCTCAGCATGAACACTGACTGGACCACCAAGTCCACAGGAAGTGTTTCAGCCCGACAAAACAACGTTTCTTTCCGCAAGGTGTATCTCCGTGTCACTGCTAATATCAACCCTGGTGCTGCTGGATCTGCTGTGTTCAGTTATAGCACCGATGGTAACAGCTTTACCAATTTTGGATCCACTGTCTCGCTTGGTAATGATTGGCAGTTCTACCCTGGACATCGCTATGGTATTCTTAACTATGCTACCAAGGCTCTTGGTGGATCCGTGCTTGTTTCGCGATTTGATAACAAATAA